The stretch of DNA CCCCTCCTTCAGCCAGCTGTAAACTTATTCAAGGAGATTCTTCAAGCAGCGAATTTGCCCTAAGATTTCCCGGTATTCGATCTCTAAAAGCTCTGGATCATCCTTCTTGGAGGGCATAGAGATTTTACTTATTACCTCCGTCAAACGAGTTTCTAAGAGTAAGATTTCTTCCTCGATCTGCTCTTTTTCCCTATCTCTAACTTTTGTCCTACTAGCCATATATTCTTCATAGCTACCCTTGAAAGTTTTAAGCTTGTGATCTTCGATGGTCATGATCTGATTAGCTACTGAATTTATAAAGCGCCGGTCATGAGAGACAAAGAGCAGGGTGTGTTCATACTCTCG from Clostridia bacterium encodes:
- a CDS encoding ABC transporter, with translation REYEHTLLFVSHDRRFINSVANQIMTIEDHKLKTFKGSYEEYMASRTKVRDREKEQIEEEILLLETRLTEVISKISMPSKKDDPELLEIEYREILGQIRCLKNLLE